The following are from one region of the Osmerus mordax isolate fOsmMor3 chromosome 1, fOsmMor3.pri, whole genome shotgun sequence genome:
- the LOC136941081 gene encoding protein bicaudal D homolog 2-like isoform X1 — MSGEEREYPEATLVTEAGPQWLQAEMERLSRELSETTHEKIQAAEYGLAVLEEKQQLKQRFDEMETEYETVRQELDQLKEAFGQAYSTHRKVAADGESREECLILESASKEAHYQRLVLELQTELRQARDALGCTQAENERMASVAVEMRESCALVELQQGQLRADIREYKVREARLLQDYSELEEENISLQKQVSLLRQSQVEFEGLKHEIRRLEEDSQCLHSQLEEALRLREISERQLSEALETIKTEREQKAALRKELSHHMTIGDAFYHGPLAGVSLDGLRLAEDPSSPGSEPDHGALIRGLENGVSRGGGGGEDHRGVGAKRGEAFRPAPSLVDDLLSELNISEIQKLKQQLMQVERDKTSLLSSLQASQKQLEEAHGSMAEQRETVGRLSENLSAMRKLQASKERHSTLDSEKERDSRDDDGSGGGDYYELDIDGPEILRCKYTVAVSEAGDLRQELKALKAEYQECRARYDEERSRLEAHVQELSSKLASLEESSRAERQEAARLEKELRQVSEAAGESQGSLNVAQDELVAFSEELANLYNHVCMCNNEMPNRVMLDYYKDGKASLGRGREGRGRRSSPVLLANGLVPESSDPGSAVEAAAPASTPSAPEPRAEPMNIYNLVAIIRDQIRHLQQAVDRTTELSRQRLASMELGSVTDNDKDACMGEILKLKSLLSTKREQIATLRTVLKANKQTAEVALANLKSKYDIEKTMVTDTMMKLRNELKGLKEDAATFSSLRAMFATRCDEYVTQLDDMQRQLAAAEDEKKTLNSLLRMAIQQKLALTQRLEDLEFDHEQARRSGADGRGKTSAKGRGAANHHVSPRGSCRGLHEPQCIQGRPVVLCSEKYKIYCNL; from the exons ATGTCTGGGGAGGAACGGGAATACCCCGAGGCGACTCTGGTAACAGAGGCCGGGCCACAGTGGCTTCAAGCGGAGATGGAACGTCTATCCCGGGAGTTGAGTGAAACGACCCATGAGAAGATCCAGGCAGCGGAATATGGGTTGGCGGTGCTCGAGGAGAAACAACAACTCAAACAGCGTTTTGATGAGATGGAGACCGAGTACGAGACGGTTCGGCAGGAACTCGACCAGCTGAAGGAG GCGTTCGGCCAGGCCTACTCCACCCACAGGAAGGTGGCGGCGGatggggagagcagggaggagtgtCTGATCCTGGAGTCGGCCAGCAAGGAGGCCCACTATCAGAGGCTGGTGCTGGAGCTGCAGACTGAGCTGAGGCAGGCCAGGGACGCCCTCGGCTGCACCCAGGCCGAAAACGAACGCATGGCCTCCGTCGCCGTGGAGATGAGAGAG AGCTGTGCTCTGGTGGAGCTGCAGCAGGGACAGCTGCGTGCCGACATCAGGGAGTACAAGGTGCGGGAGGCGCGCCTGCTGCAGGACTACagcgagctggaggaggagaacatctCCCTGCAGAAGCAGGTCTCCCTGCTGAGGCAGAGCcag GTGGAGTTTGAGGGCCTGAAGCACGAGATCCGTCGCCTGGAGGAGGACTCCCAGTGTCTCCACagccagctggaggaggccCTGCGTCTGAGGGAGATCTCCGAGCGCCAGCTCTCCGAGGCCCTGGAGACCATCAAGACTGAGCGCGAGCAGAAGGCGGCACTGCGTAAGGAGCTCTCCCACCACATGACCATCGGAGACGCCTTCTACCACGGCCCCCTGGCCGGCGTCTCGCTGGACGGTCTCAGGCTGGCCGAGGACCCCTCTTCCCCTGGCAGCGAGCCCGACCACGGCGCCCTGATCCGGGGGCTGGAGAACGGCGTGTCCAGGGGGGGCGGCGGTGGGGAGGACCACAGGGGCGTGGGGGCCAAGCGAGGGGAGGCCTTCAGACCCGCCCCCAGCCTGGTGGACGACCTGCTGAGCGAGCTGAACATCTCGGAGATTCAGAAACTCAAGCAGCAGCTCATGCAG GTGGAGCGAGACAAGACGTCTCTGCTGTCCTCGCTGCAGGCCTCCCagaagcagctggaggaggctcACGGCTCCATGGCCGAGCAGCGCGAGACGGTGGGCCGCCTCAGCGAGAACCTGAGCGCCATGCGGAAGCTCCAGGCCAGCAAGGAGCGCCACTCGACCCTGGACAGCGAGAAGGAGCGCGACAGCAGGGACGATGACGGCAGCGGCGGCGGCGACTACTACGAGCTGGACATCGACGGGCCGGAGATCCTCCGCTGCAAGTACACGGTGGCCGTGTCCGAGGCGGGAGACCTGCGCCAGGAGCTGAAGGCCCTGAAGGCCGAGTACCAGGAGTGCCGGGCGCGGTACGACGAGGAGCGCAGCCGGCTGGAGGCCCACGTCCAGGAGCTGAGCTCCAAGCTGGCGTCCCTGGAGGAGAGCAGCCGGGCGGAGCGCCAGGAGGCGGCGcggctggagaaggagctgcGGCAGGTGAGCGAGGCGGCGGGGGAGTCGCAGGGCAGCCTCAACGTGGCCCAGGACGAGCTGGTGGCCTTCAGCGAGGAGCTGGCCAACCTCTACAACCACGTGTGCATGTGCAACAACGAGATGCCCAACCGCGTCATGCTGGACTACTACAAGGACGGCAAGGCCAGCCTGGGGCGGGGCCGCGAGGGCAGGGGCCGGAGGTCGTCCCCGGTCCTGCTCGCCAACGGCCTCGTACCGGAGTCGTCCGACCCCGGGAGCGCCGTCGAGGCCGCCGCCCCGGCCTCTACTCCGTCGGCCCCCGAGCCTCGTGCCGAGCCCATGAACATCTACAACCTGGTGGCCATCATCCGCGACCAGATCCGCCACCTGCAGCAGGCGGTGGACCGCACCACAGAGCTGTCCCGCCAGAGGCTGGCCTCCATGGAGCTGGGCTCGGTGACAGACAACGACAAGGATGCCTGCATGGGGGAGATCCTGAAGCTCAAGTCCCTGCTCAGCACCAAGAGGGAGCAGATCGCCACCCTGAGGACCGTGCTGAAGGCTAACAAGCAG acggcagAGGTGGCGCTGGCCAATCTGAAGAGCAAGTACGACATTGAGAAGACAATGGTGACAGACACCATGATGAAGCTGAGGAACGAGCTGAAGGGCCTGAAGGAGGACGCCGCCACCTTCTCCTCGCTACGCGCCATGTTCGCCACGCG CTGCGACGAGTACGTCACCCAGCTGGACGACATGCAGAGGCAGCTGGCCGCAGCCGAGGATGAGAAGAAGACCCTGAACTCGCTCCTCCGCATGGCCATCCAGCAGAAACTGGCCCTGACCCAGCGCCTGGAGGACCTGGAGTTCGACCACGAGCAGGCCAGGCGCAGCGGCGCGGACGGCCGGGGGAAGACCTCCGCCAAGGGCAGAGGAGCCGCCAACCACCACGTAAGTCCGAGGGGCTCCTGCCGGGGTCTTCACGAGCCCCAGTGCATCCAGGGAAGACCCGTGGTCCTCTGCAGCGAGAAGTACAAGATCTACTGTAACCTctga
- the LOC136941081 gene encoding protein bicaudal D homolog 2-like isoform X2: MSGEEREYPEATLVTEAGPQWLQAEMERLSRELSETTHEKIQAAEYGLAVLEEKQQLKQRFDEMETEYETVRQELDQLKEAFGQAYSTHRKVAADGESREECLILESASKEAHYQRLVLELQTELRQARDALGCTQAENERMASVAVEMRESCALVELQQGQLRADIREYKVREARLLQDYSELEEENISLQKQVSLLRQSQVEFEGLKHEIRRLEEDSQCLHSQLEEALRLREISERQLSEALETIKTEREQKAALRKELSHHMTIGDAFYHGPLAGVSLDGLRLAEDPSSPGSEPDHGALIRGLENGVSRGGGGGEDHRGVGAKRGEAFRPAPSLVDDLLSELNISEIQKLKQQLMQVERDKTSLLSSLQASQKQLEEAHGSMAEQRETVGRLSENLSAMRKLQASKERHSTLDSEKERDSRDDDGSGGGDYYELDIDGPEILRCKYTVAVSEAGDLRQELKALKAEYQECRARYDEERSRLEAHVQELSSKLASLEESSRAERQEAARLEKELRQVSEAAGESQGSLNVAQDELVAFSEELANLYNHVCMCNNEMPNRVMLDYYKDGKASLGRGREGRGRRSSPVLLANGLVPESSDPGSAVEAAAPASTPSAPEPRAEPMNIYNLVAIIRDQIRHLQQAVDRTTELSRQRLASMELGSVTDNDKDACMGEILKLKSLLSTKREQIATLRTVLKANKQTAEVALANLKSKYDIEKTMVTDTMMKLRNELKGLKEDAATFSSLRAMFATRCDEYVTQLDDMQRQLAAAEDEKKTLNSLLRMAIQQKLALTQRLEDLEFDHEQARRSGADGRGKTSAKGRGAANHH, from the exons ATGTCTGGGGAGGAACGGGAATACCCCGAGGCGACTCTGGTAACAGAGGCCGGGCCACAGTGGCTTCAAGCGGAGATGGAACGTCTATCCCGGGAGTTGAGTGAAACGACCCATGAGAAGATCCAGGCAGCGGAATATGGGTTGGCGGTGCTCGAGGAGAAACAACAACTCAAACAGCGTTTTGATGAGATGGAGACCGAGTACGAGACGGTTCGGCAGGAACTCGACCAGCTGAAGGAG GCGTTCGGCCAGGCCTACTCCACCCACAGGAAGGTGGCGGCGGatggggagagcagggaggagtgtCTGATCCTGGAGTCGGCCAGCAAGGAGGCCCACTATCAGAGGCTGGTGCTGGAGCTGCAGACTGAGCTGAGGCAGGCCAGGGACGCCCTCGGCTGCACCCAGGCCGAAAACGAACGCATGGCCTCCGTCGCCGTGGAGATGAGAGAG AGCTGTGCTCTGGTGGAGCTGCAGCAGGGACAGCTGCGTGCCGACATCAGGGAGTACAAGGTGCGGGAGGCGCGCCTGCTGCAGGACTACagcgagctggaggaggagaacatctCCCTGCAGAAGCAGGTCTCCCTGCTGAGGCAGAGCcag GTGGAGTTTGAGGGCCTGAAGCACGAGATCCGTCGCCTGGAGGAGGACTCCCAGTGTCTCCACagccagctggaggaggccCTGCGTCTGAGGGAGATCTCCGAGCGCCAGCTCTCCGAGGCCCTGGAGACCATCAAGACTGAGCGCGAGCAGAAGGCGGCACTGCGTAAGGAGCTCTCCCACCACATGACCATCGGAGACGCCTTCTACCACGGCCCCCTGGCCGGCGTCTCGCTGGACGGTCTCAGGCTGGCCGAGGACCCCTCTTCCCCTGGCAGCGAGCCCGACCACGGCGCCCTGATCCGGGGGCTGGAGAACGGCGTGTCCAGGGGGGGCGGCGGTGGGGAGGACCACAGGGGCGTGGGGGCCAAGCGAGGGGAGGCCTTCAGACCCGCCCCCAGCCTGGTGGACGACCTGCTGAGCGAGCTGAACATCTCGGAGATTCAGAAACTCAAGCAGCAGCTCATGCAG GTGGAGCGAGACAAGACGTCTCTGCTGTCCTCGCTGCAGGCCTCCCagaagcagctggaggaggctcACGGCTCCATGGCCGAGCAGCGCGAGACGGTGGGCCGCCTCAGCGAGAACCTGAGCGCCATGCGGAAGCTCCAGGCCAGCAAGGAGCGCCACTCGACCCTGGACAGCGAGAAGGAGCGCGACAGCAGGGACGATGACGGCAGCGGCGGCGGCGACTACTACGAGCTGGACATCGACGGGCCGGAGATCCTCCGCTGCAAGTACACGGTGGCCGTGTCCGAGGCGGGAGACCTGCGCCAGGAGCTGAAGGCCCTGAAGGCCGAGTACCAGGAGTGCCGGGCGCGGTACGACGAGGAGCGCAGCCGGCTGGAGGCCCACGTCCAGGAGCTGAGCTCCAAGCTGGCGTCCCTGGAGGAGAGCAGCCGGGCGGAGCGCCAGGAGGCGGCGcggctggagaaggagctgcGGCAGGTGAGCGAGGCGGCGGGGGAGTCGCAGGGCAGCCTCAACGTGGCCCAGGACGAGCTGGTGGCCTTCAGCGAGGAGCTGGCCAACCTCTACAACCACGTGTGCATGTGCAACAACGAGATGCCCAACCGCGTCATGCTGGACTACTACAAGGACGGCAAGGCCAGCCTGGGGCGGGGCCGCGAGGGCAGGGGCCGGAGGTCGTCCCCGGTCCTGCTCGCCAACGGCCTCGTACCGGAGTCGTCCGACCCCGGGAGCGCCGTCGAGGCCGCCGCCCCGGCCTCTACTCCGTCGGCCCCCGAGCCTCGTGCCGAGCCCATGAACATCTACAACCTGGTGGCCATCATCCGCGACCAGATCCGCCACCTGCAGCAGGCGGTGGACCGCACCACAGAGCTGTCCCGCCAGAGGCTGGCCTCCATGGAGCTGGGCTCGGTGACAGACAACGACAAGGATGCCTGCATGGGGGAGATCCTGAAGCTCAAGTCCCTGCTCAGCACCAAGAGGGAGCAGATCGCCACCCTGAGGACCGTGCTGAAGGCTAACAAGCAG acggcagAGGTGGCGCTGGCCAATCTGAAGAGCAAGTACGACATTGAGAAGACAATGGTGACAGACACCATGATGAAGCTGAGGAACGAGCTGAAGGGCCTGAAGGAGGACGCCGCCACCTTCTCCTCGCTACGCGCCATGTTCGCCACGCG CTGCGACGAGTACGTCACCCAGCTGGACGACATGCAGAGGCAGCTGGCCGCAGCCGAGGATGAGAAGAAGACCCTGAACTCGCTCCTCCGCATGGCCATCCAGCAGAAACTGGCCCTGACCCAGCGCCTGGAGGACCTGGAGTTCGACCACGAGCAGGCCAGGCGCAGCGGCGCGGACGGCCGGGGGAAGACCTCCGCCAAGGGCAGAGGAGCCGCCAACCACCAC